GTAACTTGTGGATATGTTACTTCTGACTGGCCAAGCTTGAAGCTGCGTGGAGATAGTCTGATCGGCTTTTGTATTTCTTTAGCTCTGGAGGGTTTGACACTTCTAACTGCGAGCGGGTCTGAAAGTCCGACCGCTCGGAAAAGCGAACAAAGATATAGTCCTACCAATACTTGTTGGAGGACGACATCttattaaagaagactaggcCCACTAGGGCTTGGAAGAGAAAAGCCCTCAACTTAGacaatttgggataatagaaatagtggaagagccGAGTAGTAAGAGGAATGTTGTGTAGGCATAACAGGACGACGGCCCCGCACAACAGTCGAAAGGAGTTTGACACTAATTGATGGagagaaatacaaaaatatttacaaacggcagaaaagaaagggtggatcgAGAACCGCAAACCGGtggtaaattggtccctaaagaagCATAAAAAAACCCGACGGCGGTTAGTTCGGGTGGTCAAAAGCCGAAGGAACACCGATTTGATAGTCAGTTGGAATTTTGTAAGCAGCTCTTAAACTCTCAGCATCGCTGCCGTCAAACCTGGACTCGGTAGAAGTGTACCAGAGCCCAAGGATGGCGACGGGGGTAGtgaggagcttgccatcgaaaAACAAAGAGATTGAAGAAGTGCAACGAAAAGATTCGATTGAAAGGGGGAGGAAGCTTACTGGAAGATCGTTGGAGAGACAGAAGAAACAAAACGTTGCCGGAGAACTCGAAGATGAAGGTGTGCGAAGTGAGGAAGAAGGCGACgcacgcgaggtttataaacctcgtggCCAATCAACCTGAGATGTCCGATCCATGGTTGCAAAAAACTAGGAGAAGATCCAGCCGTTGAATTCGAAAAGGCGCCTATCATGTCGCCGATCGATATCCGCCTGTCACGTCAAACGTGCGACGGCAGAAAGAAGGACACATGGTGATCAGCAACCGAACaacattaatgaggcttaattaaaaagcATGGCCGCGTGCTCAGATATAATGATCAGGCATTTGCATGGTCTTCGAGAAATCTGGATGATGTCAGAGCGCTCGGCTAAGGAGCGCAGGAAAAGGAATTTTTTCACAAGTGTTGTCGCTCATTGCCCGACCGGTGCGAGTAAGCGCTTATCACACAACCGAATGGCCGAAACACAGTCACTTCGAAGGACTTTGACCGAGTAGTGTTTATATACCCGGTCGGGCCATGCGAGGCCGAACGACAAAAGCGTGGAATTCATCAAAGACtactggtccagtcagtcggacttgcagcctccttcgattagacttgaggcACAGGCTTATGATTTGGTGatggagagaagcctatctagcATGAGGTTAAATGTCAGGGTGAAGattaaagtcaaggcggtcaacgcccAAATGTCAAAGGGCCAAACGGAGGACAATTACAATGGCTAGTTAGGCGATCAGGCCCTGACCGGCAAGAGACAAGTTCAAGCTGACCCCCACTCAGGCTCGGGACGATACTCAAGACAGTCGACACTGGATACGAAGTGGCAGGATGTCGTACGAGACTTGGCCAGGGATGGAGCggagtcccggccgagcggcttcCTCGCTTAGACAAACAGCGGGACCTGGCTATAGACGGAGCGAGGTAGCCACTCGGCAAGGACTCTGCTCTGTCCATGGCCAAATcccgctgcttggccgagcgggaagTTGCTCAGCTGGGACTCCCTGTTGAGCGACTACCCCGCTCGACCAATCAACGGGACCACTATAGTATCTATCAACATCCTTTTGAGAGATAGTGccgctgacacgaggcatggtcgacaggCGGATCGTACGACCGAAGGTTATACTGTCGCGTCAAGGATatacatgccctgttaaggtatgatgtcagggGTACTTTCCTGACAAGGCCATTTCATAGGACACTTGGGAGAGCGTTCCCATGCCTTGAGAAGTGCACACGTCGCCCACcaaggctctatataaaggggagtcctTCACTAGCAGAGGTATGCCTTATTATTGAGTTCTACTGTTGAAACTGTTGCTCCTCCTTTCTCCACATTCGGATGACTGACTTAAGTGTCGGAGGGCCAATGTCGGAGACCCCTTCCTTGGCCCAGTACTGATGTCGTTTGTTTTGCAGAGCAGAGCGAAGTCCACGTACGGTCAGCGAAGCTGCCACCTCCTAGCTTTCTAGCTTCACGATTTGGACAGGATCAGTATGATATTTTTCACTTAAGATCTAAACCCTCATGTATTTATTTTTTGACTTTACCGAAAAAATTTTATACCACTGAAGATATGTTTCATATTTTAAAcccataattttttatatatatttttaatataggaCTTGTATTCTGAATATTTACTATATCAAAAGACAATCAAATACAACAAACTAGCAAGCAAAAGCAAAAATCATTATAAAAAGTTATTTTCACTTTTATTTATATTTACATTCTTATCCGGAAGGTTTTTCTATATCCGGAAGATTTTAGATGTAGTCACTTTGGGAGCCTATAAATCAAGTAAAATTGATTGTGTATTATgttatatttttaagtttttactaCATTCTCAACGACGACACAATTAAAGTTGTTCACCCTCTCGACACGATTAAAGTTGTTCACCCTCTCGAACCCGTACTGGTCTTAacatataaaatataatagagagatcatatttaaaatttaaatagttTAGCACACGGTAGTtctaattaaaattgatacattatctaaattaatttaaatttaaaaacaaagGTAAATAATAAAATCTTCATGGTACAAACGAATATTTACGTGTAAATATACACTCAATTAAGAGCATCCACCATGGGAGTAGGGATGTAAACAAGTTGTATCATTTCAAATAGTATTAAGCTTGAGTTcgactcgtttaagttatatttagGTTCGAACTTTAATTAAACTtgtatcacaaggctcgagctcggcacGTTTTGGAATTACTAAGCTTGTGAATAGTTCTAGCTCGAGcttgttttagagctcgtttaAGACTCATTTTAGAGCTTATTTTGTAGGCTTGTTAAGCGAGTTTGAAAACTCATTTGAATAGATATTCAACAAACCTAACAATTAAATAATATAAACTCAATACATCATTGAACATCTCAAACTACTATATTAAACTTCCAAACTTAACACATCATTGAACATGCTCGTGAGCCATTTAATCTAGTCGAGCTCGAGTTCACGAGCCTATAAACAAACATGTTCTTGAGCTCTTTAAATAAGCCGAGCTCAAGCcctttaaacgagccgagctcgagcctgagCTCGTGAGCCTATAAATGAACATGTTCGAGAGTTCACGAGTCGAATTTCCTTAAccttgagctcggctcgataaaattaTCGAGCTTGAAATTGAGCTCCAATTCAACTCGATAAAATAAACGAATGAATTTAAACGAGCTttttattaaatctaattttgaataactcgCGAATTGTTTGATGGAAGCTCATTGTTTAGTTAACCATGGCTTAAATGCCCTCCCTCCCTCATTTATGACACGAAGTGGCTCCatgcttcttttgtttttttttttttaagtttagtttttttaaataataaatattaaaaaaaaaataatgtggCTCCCTGATTAGGTAGCTGCTTCttcttttgttttaatttttttttttaagtttagttttttttttaaaataataaatattaaaaaaataataatttatgagAAAATATAAGATCCATTAAAAAATTGttaagagaatttttttataataaagagAAGTGCGAGATTTTTTATTCTTGGCATAGCATTGATATAACATCAAGGAATTTTTAGAGAGCTCTCACTACCATGAATGTCTTAATAGTTTTTAGACACAATTGAAATTGAGTGGGTACGTATTAGCTAGATTTCGTAAAAAGGAATATtgggataaaaatatttttttaaaaaaaacgtcaTTTCATTATATTTTTTGTTAATTTGGTAATCGCAATTAGAAACTATGCGCTTtagtaaatatatttatttacaaTAGCAAAGCTAATCCATTAATGGGTACACACCGACCACCACATCGTCAGACTACTGCAGTCGACTACTGCTGTACTGCAGCCGTTCAATACTGCAGCCGTTATTGAAGACAACATAAGCACGGACAACATAGGCACATACTTTACGTAGACAGACACCAGCAACGATAATAGGAAGAGACATAGCAGCCCTTTAGATTATTAGTCACAGCATTTGTTGGCGAGGGGTCCACAGGACATGGTCGCTGGGCAGGAAATGGCACACCGGCTCTGCGCTCCCCGGCTTCACCTGCAGCACCTGGAGCATCACGTGCTGCGGATTCCACGACGTCGTGTCCAGATGACAAACTGCGATCGCCTCCACTCGGCTCCCGTCGCTCCCCTTCAAGCTCACCGCGTACTCCCTCATCATCCCCTTCCCAACCGCGTGGCAGTGGAACACAACGTACGCGTATGGCTCGGCGTGGCAGAAAACGCCCAGCCCCTCCCCGCCCATCCTTTCGAACCCCTCCACCACGTACCGCTgcatcgccgccgccgccgtggcGTTCGCGACTGTCGACACCGCGCTGACATAGCCGGTGGCCAGAGCCGAGACGGCGAAGTCGACCATGGACTCGATGGAGGTGGCGCAGTGCTTCGTCTCCCTTGCATTCGCCGTGCGCTCGCACCGTTCCAGGGTCGCGCTCATCTCCCGGGCTTCCTTCGAGTTAGGGTCGACGGAGAGAAGCGCGAGGACGTCGGGGAGCTTGTTGGAGGAGAAGGGGAGGGCGTCGGCCACGCGGCGAGGGAGGAGGTCGGCGTGTTTAGGGATGGACCGCTTGAATTGCAAGTCGAAGGTGGCTCCTGGAAACAGGTCCTTCTCGAGGAAGAACAGAGACCGGGAGGACTTGTCGCGGAGTTGCGCTACGTTGGCGGCGTTGTAGTAAATGGAGGTGGCTCCGGGAACCACCACTTCCTCTTCGGACTCCGGCGATGTCCATACGCCCGGGCTCGTCTCTGCAATTCAATTGATATATATATTGGGATTCCAAATTAACAAGATCATACCGTAATAAAAATATACATGGATAAAAATCAATGAACCAGGGGGGTGAAGGAGGTCACGGATGCAGCTAGGGATGGGAGTGTTGGGGAGAGCAGTTTTCCAGTAGAGC
This window of the Zingiber officinale cultivar Zhangliang chromosome 3B, Zo_v1.1, whole genome shotgun sequence genome carries:
- the LOC121968101 gene encoding BURP domain-containing protein 3-like, whose amino-acid sequence is MANQLILFFLGLLAGLIAHPSVTLASSPELYWKTALPNTPIPSCIRDLLHPPETSPGVWTSPESEEEVVVPGATSIYYNAANVAQLRDKSSRSLFFLEKDLFPGATFDLQFKRSIPKHADLLPRRVADALPFSSNKLPDVLALLSVDPNSKEAREMSATLERCERTANARETKHCATSIESMVDFAVSALATGYVSAVSTVANATAAAAMQRYVVEGFERMGGEGLGVFCHAEPYAYVVFHCHAVGKGMMREYAVSLKGSDGSRVEAIAVCHLDTTSWNPQHVMLQVLQVKPGSAEPVCHFLPSDHVLWTPRQQML